Below is a genomic region from Microscilla marina ATCC 23134.
GCGTTCATTGATTTACGTGCCTCGTAATGCTTCTGAGATCAACCTAGTAGACATTACCGATGATAATAATAATGTAACCAAAACTGCGGCACAGCAATGGACGGAATTAGATTCATTTATTGAAAGCGATAAATACTTAAGCACTCGTCGTGGGCAGTATGCTGAACGTAATATGAACCGTGCTCCTTTCTTAAGCTTTATTGACTTACGTTTCTTGCAAGAGTTTTATGTAAAAACAGCCAAGGGTCATAAAAACATCCTACAATTTACCTTAGACATTTTTAACTGGGGTAACATGCTAAACAGCGAGTGGGGACAACTTCGCACGGTAAGTTCTGAGTTTCAGTTGATAAACTACGAAGGAAGAGCAGCCGATGGCACTACTCCTCAGTTTACTTACAACGGTGTACAAAAAAACGATCCTGCTTATGCTAACTTTGACGACAGCGGTTTCCGTAGCTCAAGATGGCAAATGCAAGTTGGCGTACGTTATATTTTCAAGTAAGCCAAAGAAATTACAAGTTACTCTATCCTACTATTTTTTCGCCTCGGTTTGTGTCTTCACAACCGAGTTTACGAGTCCTTAGATGCCGATAAATATCGGTGCTCAGCAAAGTTAAATCGCCTCGTCTTAGCGTCTGTAAATAGTGTTTTTCAGGGTTTCGATCAGCTCGTGTCTCCACGAGCTGAGGCGATGACGATACTTTTGAAAAACCGAAGCTACAGTTTTACTGTGCTGAGCTCAGTTAAAAGCTGGGTAGAGTAATTACAAGTGATAAAGTAATTACTTAAATAATCAACAAAAAAGCCTCCTTTTGCAGGGGGCTTTTTTATTTCGAGGCTTATCTGTTACTTTTGAGGCTCAAACTTAGAGCTGCTTCAAGTGACAAGTTTTATTTTGTAAATACTTGTAGCTTGTGACTTGTAGCTTGTAACTATTTTTAAGAAACATGGAACTACACTATAAAACTTTTGGCGAAGGCACGCCCTTATTGATTTTACACGGTTTGTTTGGTTCGTCTGATAACTGGCTTACTATAGGTAAAAAACTTGCTGAACAATACCAGGTATACTTGATAGATCAACGCAACCATGGACGTTCGCCCTGGAGCGATCAATGGAACTATGAGGCAATGAGTGACGATTTGCACGAGTTTGTAGAACAACACCAGTTGCAAGACTTTGTGTTGATTGGGCACTCGATGGGTGGCAAAACAGCCATGAACTATGCGGTGAACCACACTCCCTCTAAAATAGAAAAACTAGTTGTAGTGGACATTGCTCCCAAGACTTACCCTATTCATCACGATAAAATTGTGGCTGGGCTAAATGCGCTTGATTTAAGCCAGGTTAATTCGCGCAAAGCAGCCGATGAGCAATTGGCGGCTTATATAGATGAGGTAGGGGTAAGACAGTTTTTGTTGAAAAACCTTTATCGTAATGAGGAGAAAAACTTTGAATGGCGTATTAACTTACCAGTCATTGGTGAAAATTTGACCAATGTAAGCGGAGGACTTACCGAAGACAAGCAGTACGAAGGAACTACTTTGTTTATCAGAGGGCGTAAATCAAACTATATTAAAGAGGATGATGAAGCGGTGATTCATCAGCATTTTCCACAGGCAACACTACAAACTGTAGAGAATGCCGGACATTGGGTACATGCCGAAAGTCCAGCGGAGTTTTTGGAAATGTTACTTACGTTTTTACAAGGATAAATATCATTCTCAATTAATATACTCTATGTCTGACAAAGGTAAAATATACCTGATACCCACCGTACTGGCACCTGATACTCAAGCAGAAGTATTGCCTCAGTATACCATTCATAAATTGGCTGATATTACCCATTTTTTTGTGGAAAATGTGAGAACAGCACGTCGTTTTATCAGTAGTCTTAAGTTGGGGGTTGATATTTCTCAGCTTACCTTTTATCTGATAGATAAACATACTGCTACCGATGAGATCAAAAAAAATACTCAAGTATTGTTGCAAGGCAAAGATGTGGGCATTATTTCAGAGGCAGGGTGCCCTGGCATAGCCGACCCAGGGGCAAAAGTAGTGAGTTTTGGGCATCAGTTGGGAGTGGATGTAGTGCCTTTGGTAGGGCCTTCGTCTATATTTTTGGCGTTAATGGCTTCAGGCATGAACGGGCAGTCTTTTGCTTTTAAGGGTTATTTGCCCATTGCCAAAGACCAAAGAAGCAAGGCGATTAAGCAGCTAGAGAAAGCATCGGCAAGTCAGCAGCAAACCCAGATTTTTATGGAAACTCCTTTTCGTAATAATCAATTGATGAAAGACTTGGTACAACACTGCCGAAAAAATACTTTGTTGTGTGTGGCAGCCAACATTACTGCGCCAGAGGCTTTTATTGCTACTAAAACTATAGGACAATGGAAGGGGAGCTTACCTGATTTGCACAAGCAGCCTACTATATTTGTATTACACTCTTATTGAGTGGATGGATAAGGACGAAGAAAATGTGCCTATATATATAAAATGAATGATAAGGGGGCGATAAAAAAAAGGCAAATGTTATTTGCCTTTAATCTTCGTCTTCTTCTGCATCCAGTTCTACCATATCAATGGGTAGTTTAACTATCTGTTTCAGGTCTTCACCTGTTTGAAGCATATCCTCATCATCTATGTCATAATACCATTTTACTTCTGCCTTATGCCCCGCAAGATATAACTTTTCAAGTTTTTTTAGAATACCCAAAATATACATAGAAGAGCTGGTATTGAAGTAATCCAGTTTGAATGTTAGTTCGGTGGTTCCTTGTGGTTGAGATGCATATTTGTCTAACCACGATAGCAAGGGCTCATAAAATTGATATGAGTTTTCAGGTATCGATCGTCCACTGATCTCTAATATACCTGATGACACATCAAAGTTTACGTTAGGAGTTTTAGAAGTACCTTGTATTGAAATATTTTCCATATATTACAATCAATCAAAAATTTCTACAAAATGCAAAATTTAACGTGCCACTTCAATTTGAAGATTAAAGAGCAAGTAAGTTTCCTTGTCTTCCATTACACCTACATCACTTGTATTGTCGTTGGGTAGGCGGTCGCCGGAGGTAATAATTTCCTGAAAATCAAACAATACCCTGTGTTTTGACCTTCTCACGATATCTACCAGCCCTAAACCAGCGCCACCTTCGGTAGGGAGGGTTTTTTTATCCAAAGCTTGTATATAATGTTTTTGTAGGTCTTCTTGAGAAAGGGTGTTAATCTCGCTTAACTTAGTTTTCAGAAATTCAGCTCTGTCCTCAGTTACAAAGTTTCCGGTTGAGATTATGAAGCTATTCTCTTTTTTTATAACAATTAAGAAAGGCGAATGAACAATGGGAATATCTTCGTCGAATTCTTTGATATAATGAAGGGTGTTTTGTAGGCATTCTACGAGTATGTTAAATATTTTCTTTCTAACTCCTCTTCTTATTTTTAATTTGGTCAGTTTTTTATCTGTCAAATCTAAGAGAAGGTCGATGACTTCGCTATCTAATGCTCCGTTGTGAGACAATATAATGCTCTCATCCTTCAACATTTTATAATATTTGTGTATTTCAAGCATAAATCCAGCTATTCAATCACAGATGACATCAACAAATACTTGACTAAAACCTCCCCTCAATATACAAATAACAACTATTTCATATTAGTAGTCCACCTGCCTATTATCTGCCAAAGATATAGAATAAATGTTTTTCCAACAAAATATAAATCAGGTATTTAATCCTCAGATTTCATTGAGTTTCAGCCAGTATCATCTGAGAATACCCCTTTACAAAATGAATTATATCACTAATTTTTAGCAATCACAAGTATTTAGCGATAATACTTTATTTATGTTGGTTGTCAATTACTTTTATTTAGGGAATGTTCACAAATAGAGTGTGTGATAGTGCTGCTCTAAAAGTGTATTAGTCGTTGGTTTGCTATGCTAAAAAATCATACCAATTGCCTTTGTTTGACAATTTATATGTACACTTTAAATAAAAGTATTGCTTTGTAAGGGTGAGAAAGACAAAAAACAATAAAAGCCCTGATTTTAGAGCTTTTGAATAATCAATATTTAGAGAAAGGTATGCGTGACAGTAAACTCAATTCCTGGTGTTTGTGCCAGGCACGTAAACAAAGCTAAGCAGGGGCATTAAAACTACTCTACAACTTGGGGCTTCATCCTTTGGAGTCCTAGCACGACTTTGCCTAACAAAGTACTACTAGCAAATTCATCACAATTACTCTCAAAAACGAAAACCCCAACAAACTCTTAACTGAAAGGTAACTTAGTTTTCCTACTAAGCTCGACTTTAGCCTTTTATGATATTGGCTAAATTACTTCAAATGCCTCTAAATAATAATACGAACATT
It encodes:
- a CDS encoding alpha/beta fold hydrolase — its product is MELHYKTFGEGTPLLILHGLFGSSDNWLTIGKKLAEQYQVYLIDQRNHGRSPWSDQWNYEAMSDDLHEFVEQHQLQDFVLIGHSMGGKTAMNYAVNHTPSKIEKLVVVDIAPKTYPIHHDKIVAGLNALDLSQVNSRKAADEQLAAYIDEVGVRQFLLKNLYRNEEKNFEWRINLPVIGENLTNVSGGLTEDKQYEGTTLFIRGRKSNYIKEDDEAVIHQHFPQATLQTVENAGHWVHAESPAEFLEMLLTFLQG
- a CDS encoding SAM-dependent methyltransferase, which codes for MSDKGKIYLIPTVLAPDTQAEVLPQYTIHKLADITHFFVENVRTARRFISSLKLGVDISQLTFYLIDKHTATDEIKKNTQVLLQGKDVGIISEAGCPGIADPGAKVVSFGHQLGVDVVPLVGPSSIFLALMASGMNGQSFAFKGYLPIAKDQRSKAIKQLEKASASQQQTQIFMETPFRNNQLMKDLVQHCRKNTLLCVAANITAPEAFIATKTIGQWKGSLPDLHKQPTIFVLHSY
- a CDS encoding DUF1987 domain-containing protein, with protein sequence MENISIQGTSKTPNVNFDVSSGILEISGRSIPENSYQFYEPLLSWLDKYASQPQGTTELTFKLDYFNTSSSMYILGILKKLEKLYLAGHKAEVKWYYDIDDEDMLQTGEDLKQIVKLPIDMVELDAEEDED
- a CDS encoding SiaB family protein kinase, coding for MLKDESIILSHNGALDSEVIDLLLDLTDKKLTKLKIRRGVRKKIFNILVECLQNTLHYIKEFDEDIPIVHSPFLIVIKKENSFIISTGNFVTEDRAEFLKTKLSEINTLSQEDLQKHYIQALDKKTLPTEGGAGLGLVDIVRRSKHRVLFDFQEIITSGDRLPNDNTSDVGVMEDKETYLLFNLQIEVAR